CGTTGCTGCGGTGGTCCGCAACCCATGGGCCGGGCGGTTCGTCGAAGATCTCAAGCCTGAAATCCACGCCTATGGCCCGATCCTGGGCGAGATGATGACAAAGCGCATGATCAGGCTTGCCGGATCGGGCGAAGCGATCGAGGCCTACGGCAAAGCCGCGGTCGTCGGGTTGGACGGCGAGATCGAGCACGCGTCGGGCCTCATCCACACCCTGCGGTTCGGTAACTTCTACCGCGAGGCGGTGGGCGCGAAATCGTATCTCGCCTTCACCAATACGCGCGGCGGGGCGAACGCGCCCATCATGGTTCCGCTGATGGACAAGAACGACGCGGGACGCCGCTCGCATTACCTGACGATCCAGTTCGCGATCCCGGACGCGCCGCGTGCCGACGAAATCGTGGTCGTTCTTGGTGCGGCGACTGGCGGACGGCCACATCATCGTATCGGCGACAGGTATCAGGACTTGAAGGATCTGGGTCATGACTTGGACAACCCGGCCGCGGTCTGACATCGGACAGATCAGCATGATCCGCAACGGGCAAGGACGGCAGGTCGTGCTGATCCACGGCGTCGGCTTGCGCGCCGAGGCTTGGGGCGGGCAGCTGCAAACCTTGGCGCAAAAATACGCGGTTCTCGCCGTCGATATGCCAGGACATGGGCAGAGCGCCCGCTTGCCAGGGCGGCCTTCCTTGGCGGATTTCACGGACGCGATCGCGCCGGTGATATCCACCTCCGCGGTGGTCATCGGGCATTCCTTCGGGGCGATGATCGCGCTGGACATGGCAATCCGCTATCCCGCGCGCGTGGGCGGCGTGGTTGCCCTGAACGCTGTTTTCCAAAGAGATGCGGCGGCGAAGACAGCAGTCGAGGCGCGCGCGTCGAGCTTGGACGGAGAGACGGTGGCT
This portion of the Roseovarius nanhaiticus genome encodes:
- a CDS encoding amino acid synthesis family protein, with translation MHPEIRKIVTYDEEIFIEGFRAAEHPWRLFAVAAVVRNPWAGRFVEDLKPEIHAYGPILGEMMTKRMIRLAGSGEAIEAYGKAAVVGLDGEIEHASGLIHTLRFGNFYREAVGAKSYLAFTNTRGGANAPIMVPLMDKNDAGRRSHYLTIQFAIPDAPRADEIVVVLGAATGGRPHHRIGDRYQDLKDLGHDLDNPAAV
- a CDS encoding alpha/beta fold hydrolase; the encoded protein is MTWTTRPRSDIGQISMIRNGQGRQVVLIHGVGLRAEAWGGQLQTLAQKYAVLAVDMPGHGQSARLPGRPSLADFTDAIAPVISTSAVVIGHSFGAMIALDMAIRYPARVGGVVALNAVFQRDAAAKTAVEARASSLDGETVADPSAPLERWFGAEPSAARNACHAWLCTVDPAGYRDAYRVFATEDGPAESALAQLHCPALFLTGADEPNSTPAMSKRMAELAPDGHAVTVDGAAHMAPMTHAAEINPILEQFIQEALQ